The following coding sequences lie in one Haematobia irritans isolate KBUSLIRL chromosome 3, ASM5000362v1, whole genome shotgun sequence genomic window:
- the LOC142228735 gene encoding uncharacterized protein LOC142228735: MRLKCWSIESWCGRKFSHQLCTGSLNALLNNGSALNIMQSTNRHSAEILSVPNDFEPEMGPSTSMATGQTTAAQEQQHHLSAANISQNTSPQQNQSQQASNTAASTPRHNVLCVQQNIPPSLPWGYLALYPYKPRKNDELELKKGCVYMVTERCLDGCFKGKNWKDVSGIFPGNYVTPLRARDQQQLMHSWKLIPPANCATISSHMQMSNHTFSGNPTLQQQSNYSSSMRHDLENINARLTLANLTPPQALPPDLPPHHMGASTGNSNIPQQNLSSKETRIKKPSKRS, translated from the exons ATGCGGTTAAAATGTTGGTCAATTGAAAGTTGGTGTGGAAGGAAATTTTCCCATCAATTATGTACAG GTTCACTAAATGCTTTATTAAATAATGGCAGTGCCTTAAATATTATGCAAAGCACAAATCGACATTCAGCTGAAATCTTAAGTGTTCCAAATGACTTTGAACCCGAAATGGGACCAAGTACTTCAATGGCTACAGGTCAAACTACAGCAGCCCAAGAGCAACAACATCATTTATCAGCTGCTAACATTAGTCAAAACACTTCGCCGCAACAAAATCAATCTCAGCAGGCATCAAACACTGCGGCATCAACACCGCGCCATAATGTTTTGTGTGTGCAACAGAACATCCCACCTTCTTTGCCTTGGGGCTATTTGGCTTTGTACCCATACAAACCACGAAAGAACGATGAATTGGAATTGAAAAAAGGTTGTGTTTATATGGTAACTGAAAGATGTTTGGATGGCTGCTTTAAAGGCAAGAATTGGAAAGATGTGAGTGGAATATTTCCGGGAAACTATGTGACACCCTTAAGAGCCAGGGATCAACAGCAACTAATGCATAGTTGGAAGTTAATTCCACCTGCAAATTGTGCCACCATATCGAGCCATATGCAAATGAGTAATCACACATTTAGCGGTAATCCAACACTACAACAACAATCAAATTATTCATCTTCAATGCGTCACGATTTGGAGAATATAAACGCCCGTCTGACCTTGGCAAATTTAACACCTCCCCAAGCATTGCCGCCTGATCTACCACCACATCATATGGGGGCAAGCACTGGAAATTCAAACATTCCACAACAAAATTTGTCTTCAAAGGAAACACGGATAAAGAAGCCCTCAAAGAGAAGCTAA
- the LOC142228736 gene encoding uncharacterized protein LOC142228736, which produces MGFGVCLFPYKHGNSNSKGLQQQHRWKNLIQRVGGSDMPSFMRAAIKSVISDKLAVNLTWRGTPTKPSIQNFVSFKIIKDICNLKYTHCTITDINRVCQQHVFHARDRLISRKNKN; this is translated from the exons ATGGGATTTGGAGTATGCCTATTTCCCTATAAACACGGGAATTCCAACTCCAaggggctacaacaacaacacagatgg aaaaatttaatacaacgtGTTGGGGGAAGTGATATGCCTTCCTTTATGCGAGCCGCAATTAAATCTGTGATAAGCGACAAACTAGCAGTAAATCTAACATGGCGTGGAACGCCAACTAAACcaagtatacaaaatttcgtttcattcaaaataattaaag ATATCTGCAACTTAAAATATACACATTGTACAATCACGGACATCAACAGAGTATGTCAGCAGCATGTTTTTCATGCGAGAGATCGCTTAATTAGccgtaaaaacaaaaattaa
- the LOC142228734 gene encoding uncharacterized protein LOC142228734: MERRGRCQLCQQNHLFKRCPEFRWMLPEERREAAKKSQVCLNCFTDWHKRAECTSENRCSVCGRRHHTMIHRDEINASSSTLEELPQNPTAQDLKGYTIEAITKHSAQGVISFHEVAQAYRQTANVGSTPRSEEARAQVERVQGVATQTSYLLRRITEYRPAIKPHGENCVAIAPVILCDIQAKKKALTVTLVLNPRVKISHIRYDVVEDLPYRAKWVKNVSYGVFQIKTKHGKSWLQDLAIVDKIQMSTPSPVDHQLLPFLLESHGVHRGMWAHPMPHDFGVIHGVIGRDLYSKVLKGLRAPLDYYPNVKVQNTEFGVVIEGCICDSRQH, encoded by the coding sequence ATGGAACGACGTGGAAGATGCCAATTGTGTCAACAGAATCACCTTTTCAAGAGGTGCCCAGAATTCCGGTGGATGCTCCCAGAAGAACGACGAGAGGCTGCCAAGAAGTCGCAAGTCTGCCTCAATTGTTTCACCGATTGGCATAAACGAGCTGAGTGCACATCTGAGAATCGGTGCAGTGTGTGTGGTCGTCGTCACCATACTATGATTCATCGGGACGAAATTAACGCCAGTTCATCCACCCTAGAAGAGCTCCCACAGAATCCCACAGCGCAAGACCTTAAAGGGTATACAATAGAGGCCATTACCAAACACTCTGCCCAGGGTGTTATAAGCTTCCATGAAGTCGCCCAAGCCTACCGACAGACTGCTAATGTGGGGTCAACTCCTAGATCGGAGGAAGCCCGTGCTCAGGTGGAGAGAGTACAAGGGGTTGCCACTCAAACATCCTATTTACTACGGCGAATTACGGAGTACCGTCCAGCAATAAAACCACATGGAGAAAACTGCGTGGCCATCGCTCCTGTCATTCTGTGCGACATACAAGCCAAGAAGAAAGCTCTAACAGTGACGTTGGTTCTCAACCCCAGAGTAAAAATCTCCCACATCCGCTACGACGTTGTCGAAGACCTACCCTACCGTGCTAAATGGGTAAAGAACGTATCATATGGGGTCTTCCAGATTAAGACGAAACATGGCAAATCTTGGCTACAGGATCTGGCGATCGTGGACAAGATCCAGATGTCCACTCCCAGCCCAGTCGATCATCAACTACTACCTTTTCTTTTGGAATCTCACGGTGTTCACCGTGGTATGTGGGCACACCCTATGCCCCACGATTTTGGAGTAATCCATGGAGTTATCGGCCGTGATCTCTACTCGAAGGTGCTTAAAGGCTTAAGAGCGCCTTTGGACTACTATCCAAACGTAAAGGTCCAAAACACAGAGTTTGGTGTTGTCATCGAAGGGTGCATCTGCGATTCGCGTCAACATTGA